GAAACACGGGCCGCATGCCAAGTTCTGATTTGAGGCTGCGAAATACGGCCTCAAGGTCGGTGAGCATACTGTAGGTGCGCCACAGTTTCTCTTCACTCCAGTCGGTCTCGGAGCTGCGCAGGCAGTATACGCCTGGGTGGGTCACGTTGCTGGCGGGTTTTGGTTGTCTCTTCCAGGTGATGGCCGCAGCTTTGGTGCCGCTCTGATCAGGCGTTACTTCGATGTGGTAGTGCTGGTGCACTCCCCGGCTGCTTTGCTTGAGTCGGCCAATGCGTTCGTGGATTTTATCCAGTTTCTTGGTGGTGCGTGGTTTTTCAAGTCCTTCATGCAGGGCCTGAAGCTTTTGCTCAAATGCTTTGGCAAAGCGTTCATTGATGGCTTCTTCTTTCCTGGCTCGCTTTTCTGAGTAGCAGTGAAGCAGTACTTCCTGATTGTCTTCGCTGAGGGTTTTGTGCAGGTGGATGGCATCGCCACTGGCGCTGGTGATGGTGGTAGCTTCCGTGGGATCAAAGTCTCGCTGTCTTTTGCGACTAACCACCAGGTAGCGGTAGCCATGCTCCCGCAGCCACTCGATGTTGGCTTCTGTGGCAATGCCCCGGTCCATGACCACCAGGCTTCCCTTGGTGGCCCCAAGTTCCTGCAGCATCTGCTTGAGCGTCAGACTTTCACTGGCATT
The DNA window shown above is from Desulfurispira natronophila and carries:
- a CDS encoding IS1634 family transposase, producing VEHLSLWAMAQVDFSGILRDLGFNSAQRSAAIGSIVGRMARPASEHATYQWLCQHSALGELLDVDYSFGSNAWLYRISDRLLRHREAIESKLFERLQSLFHLECTVTLYDLTNTYMEGEAGENPKAKRGHSKEKRSDCPLVTLGLVLDGSGFIRRSDVFAGNASESLTLKQMLQELGATKGSLVVMDRGIATEANIEWLREHGYRYLVVSRKRQRDFDPTEATTITSASGDAIHLHKTLSEDNQEVLLHCYSEKRARKEEAINERFAKAFEQKLQALHEGLEKPRTTKKLDKIHERIGRLKQSSRGVHQHYHIEVTPDQSGTKAAAITWKRQPKPASNVTHPGVYCLRSSETDWSEEKLWRTYSMLTDLEAVFRSLKSELGMRPVFHHKQERTDGHLFITVLAYQFVQIIRHSLRAHGINDRWSSLRQIMEQQCRITTIFKR